In Odontesthes bonariensis isolate fOdoBon6 chromosome 6, fOdoBon6.hap1, whole genome shotgun sequence, one genomic interval encodes:
- the ch25hl3 gene encoding cholesterol 25-hydroxylase-like protein: MSVPTTEHGGEQAPVLQGLWECVRAGQEEILPSPYLPASCAFFMHILLCAPFLALDTLGSVCQRVRSWRIAAGSGPPPSPRRWFECFCRILYKYLTAVIPATALFQFLRSPDFPELAPSCRQLFVEVVACFLLFDTLFFVLHYGLHRVPWLYRKIHHMHHQHHLPFALAAQDASSAELLLLLLLALSCAWVLGCHPLSEVIFHLLNSWLAVEDHCGYNLPWALHRLLPGLGGAPHHQTHHSMQSVNYAPYFTHWDQFFGTYRASARLLRPASGDSRR, from the exons ATGAGTGTCCCCACAACAGAACATGGAGGTGAGCAGGCGCCTGTTCTCCAGGGACTGTGGGAATGTGTGAGAGCGGGGCAGGAGGAGATCCTGCCGTCCCCTTACCTGCCGGCGTCCTGCGCCTTCTTCATGCACATCCTACTCTGCGCGCCTTTTCTCGCGTTGGACACGCTGGGGAGCGTGTGTCAGCGTGTCAGGTCGTGGAGGATCGCGGCAGGCTCAGGACCGCCGCCGTCTCCCCGGCGatggtttgaatgtttttgcagGATCTTGTACAAATACTTGACAGCCGTCATCCCCGCCACTGCGCTGTTCCAGTTCCTGCGGAGCCCCGACTTCCCAGAGCTGGCTCCGTCCTGCCGGCAGCTCTTTGTGGAAGTTGTGGCATGTTTTCTGCTGTTTGACACGCTCTTCTTTGTGTTGCACTACGGGTTGCACAG GGTTCCCTGGTTGTACCGCAAGATCCACCATATGCACCACCAGCACCACCTTCCCTTCGCGCTGGCGGCTCAGGACGCCAGCTCAGCggagctgctgttgctgctgctgctggctctGAGCTGCGCCTGGGTTCTGGGCTGCCACCCTCTCAGTGAGGTCATCTTCCACCTCCTCAACAGCTGGCTGGCGGTGGAGGACCACTGCGGATACAACTTACCCTGGGCTCTGCACAGGCTGCTTCCCGGTCTGGGGGGAGCCCCCCACCATCAAACCCACCACAGCATGCAAAGCGTCAATTACGCCCCCTACTTCACCCACTGGGATCAGTTCTTTGGCACTTACCGTGCATCAGCGCGGCTTCTACGTCCAGCATCAGGAGACAGTCGCAGGTGA